The sequence below is a genomic window from Psychrilyobacter piezotolerans.
ACACTGCACTCTTTTTCTCCTACTTCTACCTTTACCCCTTTGGTCATCTTATTGATACCCAAGATCTTATTTACTTCATCAGTTACTCCACTTGTCATCTTGTAGATTCCATCCACTTCCAATGTTGCCTTGGCTGCAATTACCTTTACTACGTCATCAGCTATTTTAATGTTTCCTAATTCAGACATCTGTCCACCTCCAAAATTATCTTACACTTATAAATACTTATACTTACACTTATAGTATATCATTTTTTTTATCATTTCCTATTTTTTTTATTAATATTTAAATTTTATTATTTTAAGGAAAAAGGAGGTTCATCCCCTCCTTTTTAATTTATCCCTTTAAATATTCAGGAAAATTTTTCTCTATAAAGTTAGTTGAATAGTTTCCACTTCTAAACTCCTCATTCTCTAATACTTTCTCATGGAATTTAATAGTAGTTTCTACTCCTTCTATCTTATATTCTTCCAATGCTCTCTTCATTCTGATGATAGCTTCCTCTCTATCAACCCCATGAACTATTAATTTTCCAATCATAGAATCATAGTATGGCGGTATGCTGTACCCCTGGTATGAATGAGAATCTACTCTGACTCCTATTCCACCTGGAACAATATATCTCTCCAATGTTCCTGCTGAAGGCATAAATCCATTTTCTGGGTCCTCTGCATTTATTCTACACTCTATAGCATGTCCGTGAAGTTCTATATCCGATTGTTTTATAGGCAGTTCATGCCCTGATGCTACGATTATTTGAGCTTTAATTATATCGAAACCTGTAATAGATTCAGTAACAGTATGCTCGACCTGTACCCTTGTATTCATCTCCATAAAGAAGAAGTCATTGTTTACATCTACTAAGAATTCCAAAGTTCCAACAGAATCATAGTTTATAGCTTTAGCTAATTTTACAGCTGCTTCTCCCATCTTCACCCTTACATCTTCCGGCAGGGTAGCAGATGGTGCTTCCTCAACTAATTTTTGATGTCTTCTTTGGATAGAGCAGTCTCTCTCTCCTAAATGAACTACATTTCCAAATTTATCTCCTACAATCTGAATCTCTATATGTCTTGGGTTTTCTACATATTTTTCCACATAACAATCCGGATTTCCAAATGCTGCATCGGCTTCATTTTGAGCTGCTCCAAAATTTACTGCAAACTCTTCATCATTCCTAGCTATCCTCATTCCTTTTCCACCGCCACCAGCAGTGGCTTTTATCATTACCGGGTAACCTATCTTCTCATGAACTATTTTTCTGGCATCTTCCATCTTATGGATTATTCCAGTTCCATTGGTAAGTGGTACTCCATTTTCTACAGCTGTGGCACGAGCCGTAGCTTTATCTCCCATATTGTTGATACAGTCCGGGCTGGGCCCTATAAATACTATTCCGTGTTTTTTGCATATCTTTGCAAATTCAGCATTTTCAGCTAAGAATCCATATCCCGGGTGAATAGCTTCTGCCCCTGTAGCCTCTGCTGCTGCGATTATATTTGGTATCTTCAAATATGACTCGGTACTCATTGCAGGCCCTATACATATAGATTCATCTGCTAACATCACATGTAAACTTTCTTTATCTGCAGCAGAATACACAGCAACTGTCTTTATCCCCAATTCCTTTGCTGCTCTAATTATTCTAACTGCTATCTCTCCACGGTTAGCGATTAATATCTTCTTAAACATCTTTTTTCCTCCTAATTATTCTCCTATTTTAACCAATACTTTTCCGTATTCGGCAACTTCTCCATTTTTTACTAAAATTTCTTTTATTTCACCATCAAATTCACTTTTTATATCGGTTTTAAGACCTATTGCTTCTACATAACCAACCTTTTGACCTTTTTTTACGGTCATCCCCACTGTTATCATAGGATTTTCATCTTTATCTATATAGTAAAATCTCCCTACAGTTTCAGATATAATCTCCTTTATATCTTCTACAGCTACCTCTTCTGCCATTTCTTCTATTTCTTCTACCTCTTCTATGCTCTCACCCAATACTAGTTTCGGTTTTTTTATAAAAAGTTTAAATTCTTTTTCCTCTATAGATATCTCTGTAAGTTGTGACTCACCTATAACTTTTATTATCTCATTGATAGTATTCATGTCGTTTTTCATCTTGCCTCCCCATAATCTCTTTTAGTCGCTCTAAATTTTAACATATATAATATGTTCTTTCAAGAAATAAAATACACCTGTTATTTAATCTTCATTTTATCTATTCCCAGGAGTTCTCCTACCTGGTGGATAAACTCTCCACCGGGTTCCACTTTATATTTTTCTCCCAGCTCAACCACTCTGTTTCCACCCTTTTCCCGAAGTGCAATATAGACCTTATGTTTTCCCCTGTGATTCAACAGTGTCTGCTTTA
It includes:
- a CDS encoding Asp23/Gls24 family envelope stress response protein, whose translation is MSELGNIKIADDVVKVIAAKATLEVDGIYKMTSGVTDEVNKILGINKMTKGVKVEVGEKECSVDVHIVVEYGFPIPIIATSVQENIIKNITELTGLKVVEVNVYIQDVKVKEALKEEVILD
- the accC gene encoding acetyl-CoA carboxylase biotin carboxylase subunit; translation: MFKKILIANRGEIAVRIIRAAKELGIKTVAVYSAADKESLHVMLADESICIGPAMSTESYLKIPNIIAAAEATGAEAIHPGYGFLAENAEFAKICKKHGIVFIGPSPDCINNMGDKATARATAVENGVPLTNGTGIIHKMEDARKIVHEKIGYPVMIKATAGGGGKGMRIARNDEEFAVNFGAAQNEADAAFGNPDCYVEKYVENPRHIEIQIVGDKFGNVVHLGERDCSIQRRHQKLVEEAPSATLPEDVRVKMGEAAVKLAKAINYDSVGTLEFLVDVNNDFFFMEMNTRVQVEHTVTESITGFDIIKAQIIVASGHELPIKQSDIELHGHAIECRINAEDPENGFMPSAGTLERYIVPGGIGVRVDSHSYQGYSIPPYYDSMIGKLIVHGVDREEAIIRMKRALEEYKIEGVETTIKFHEKVLENEEFRSGNYSTNFIEKNFPEYLKG
- a CDS encoding acetyl-CoA carboxylase biotin carboxyl carrier protein; its protein translation is MKNDMNTINEIIKVIGESQLTEISIEEKEFKLFIKKPKLVLGESIEEVEEIEEMAEEVAVEDIKEIISETVGRFYYIDKDENPMITVGMTVKKGQKVGYVEAIGLKTDIKSEFDGEIKEILVKNGEVAEYGKVLVKIGE